The nucleotide window TCAACAGCATTGAAAAAGTACATGACGCTCAGATATGAAAGGAGCCATGCATCCATCTTGCGCACTACTTAGTGTTAGCATGGGACGTGTTACCGATTCTCTTCGTATGGACGGCAACTGACAGTAAGATCGCTTAGCAGCTGCATCGACAACAATCTGGGAACCAATTTCCTGGTCAAAAGCCAGAGACTCATGATGCTTGTCGTCAGAAGCCATTGCAATAATGTTTGTGTCGGTTATAGCCTAATAGTTATTGTGTAAGACTGAAATCTTCAATTGCTGGTGACGCATGCTATTTATCATTGTGCGAGTATCGCCCTTTGTTCCGCCAGTTTACTGGCTGTATCATTACGGTATCTGTAACCGATACCAAGATTCGCAAGCCAATGATCTTGAATCTCGGCGGAGCGGACACGACTCAATCCCAGCCAGCGCATTGAAAGTGGGCTTCATATGAGTGTTCGTAACCAGTACATGTTTCTTAATTGGCTGATATAGCATCTCAGGGTACCGTTTACTTGGCATACTACAGTGACTTGCCATCGAAAATGGGGGCACCTGGTGTACGATCGTCGCATCCGACAGCTTTATCTAAGTGGGGAATAGCATGGGAGATAATCAAGAGCCGTTCCAACGGTTGTTTTGTCTCCGCTTTATCCCCAGCCCACCATTCGCGCATCTATCCGGGAGCTCACCCACAATGTCGTACGAGGGGACTCTTCTAcacaaggctcttgatggTTCGGTTCAGGCCCCCTCGATGTGTCGTATCAAATGTAATTACTGGCTGGTGATAGGCGGGATAAGTCCTACTGTGATAGGTTCAATTAGTTATCTATTGTGAGTCTAAAACGATGAACCGGGTTACTTATGAAACGTTCAAGTCAATGGGAAGTATTTGTGGTATGTCTATCCGTGTATCGATAGACGGAATCCTGATTGACGAAATGCTGAGTTTTCCACTGCTGAAATTGAGTTCCTGCTTCAGATCTGTAAAGGGCCAAATATTAAACCGATGGCTCAGGTCGATCAAGCAGGATTGACTAAGAGCATCTTAGCCTATAATTTATGATCTTCAACATACCACAATCTATTACTAGACTAGGTCGACCAAAAGAACCATTCAACAGTCAAGACATAGAACAACATATATATAGTAACGATACAACAATACATCAAGCTGCAACCTGCTGAAGAGGCGTACTTTCCACCTTGCTCTCGGCTTTCTTCTCCAGGCCCTGCTTGTACAACTGAGCCCTTCCGTAGGACTCAGCATAAGACGCGGAGACGACCTCCTCAACAGTCGCTGGTTTGAACTTGGCCTCCTCACCGGGTGCTTTGCAAGTCGGGATACAGTCGACAACGTAGTCGGGGTTACCAGATACAAAGACAGGGATAGAGTATCTCTCCTTACCAGTCTTGTTGATGACTCGATGGACGTTGCTCTTGTACTTCTCGTTGGTCCATCGAGCCATCAGGTTGCCTAGGTTGACGACAAACGCTCCCTTAGTTGGTTGGACCTGATAAGAGTTGTCAGATCTCCGTCCATGTACAGTGAGAAGTAGTGAGACTTACATCAATCCAGGTGTTGTTCTTTTGATCCCAAACTTGCAGCCCATCGACATCATCCTGAAGAAGCATTGTGATGGCGCCGAAATCGGTATGGGCTCCGATTCCTCGAGTAAGCTTCTCGTCAGCATCCTTAGGTTGAGAAGGATAGTGGAGAAGCCTCATGGTAGCAACAGCGCCATCCAGGAAGCTACTGAAGTAGTCTTCCTTGAGATCAAGTGAGAGTGCTAGCACTCGCATAAGATCAGAGGCAAGGCTGAGTGTTGACCTATAGTAATCCATTGTCTGGTACTTGAAGTCCTCCAAGTCGTCTCCCAAGGCTTCAGGCCACTGGTTGGGGCCACTGTTGAGTTTCTTATTGACGAAATAGGGGTGAGACTTGGGAATTTCATCGCCGATGTAGAAACCCTCTTTGAGTTCTGGCTGAGTGCCTTCCTCAAGGATCTGTGACCTCAGCATCTCATAGCCACGGTTCCAGGTGTTATTATTTTTGGagaccttttccttctcctccaaaggaaggttgaagagctttTTGGCGCACTGCAGGGCTTTGGTTTGCTTGTCGACAGGGACGGAATGACCCAGGATCTGGAAAAATCCATTGTACAAACAGCTCTCACGAACCTGGTCTAcaacctttttcttctccgcTGGGTCTTCTGAGTAGAATCCTAAGTAGTTCAGACAGGGAGTTAACAAGATTCGGCGGTCGCTGCTTACCTGAGAAGTCAATGATAGGAATCTCAAGCTTCGCCATGATGTATTGTAGGTTCACGTTGATTGGAATCTCGATTGATCTGTCAGTCTGTTAAGCAATGTAGTGGAGTGATAAGTAAATGATGCCAGACGTAATTTCTAAAAGACTAAATATATCTACATTAATGGCGTTGAGGTAAAAACAACCCACTCTAGGAGCGAAGCTCTCAAATCCAAGCCACTTGCTTACTGTTCATGATCGGAAATTCGGAGACCTCCGGGATCACCCCCAACTTTGCATTGTCAGCATAACTTGCATTAAACTGAGATAGGCTTGAACGCGGGGTTTATGAGTCGAACCCACCCTTGATCCTCAAAAGTGGGCGCTCTGTGATAAGGACCGTCAGACTGTCAGGAGACGAATTCCCGGCAGTGATCGGAAATTGCCTAGAGGATTGAGGGTTGCCACGCTCAGGTCGTCAAGCTTGTCGGTCCGTTGTGCAGCAGAACAGTAATAGATGAGGATGTGCTAGATGTTGGTCCTTGACTTTGCAAGGTTTTCGCCGTAAGCAGGAACATTTACAATGGAGAGAAACAGTGTATCCAACCAGTAAGTTTTGCTTTATCTGGGTTGTTCAGCTTTTAAGGCTTTAGtcataagtaaataaatatataataattacagtccgcaggggttacaaatgtgcatttccgcgatttaaataggtatttttgccacaatggaattaaagaagaccaataagaggtaattattcttatatatagatggagataatactggagtgATTAGTATAGATTGGCTactgagaatgactaatctaagtacctgtaataacatttgtaacccctgcggactgtattATCCTATtgatatagtttatagtattttattatagaggtatagtttaattttattaatagaaaatatttaatattacctGACTTTAGGGTAACTCTAACACTACGTTCTGTCTTGTCTCCTTGTATATTTTTCCTTATCGCGTGAATTCCGCCCAGGTcgtttagttaataataaagaacaTATAAGCTGGTAATGTGTGACATCTGTATTAGATACCTAATGTGACTTTACTGGTAGATTTCAGCTAGAAAAGAATACCGTTTTAAGATATACGCTGCGCTCCGGTATATCGGTTAAGCTGTTTATCCGGAGGCCATTCCCCTAAAAGGTACGCAAGGATTGTCATCAGGGCACAGCCGAATTTCAGCTGGGTCTACGGTCCAATCAAATCTTGTGGCCAAATGGTGATGTGCTGGCATCAATTGCACAGCCGAGGCGAAGAAAGCCAAATAAGCAAGGAAATGCTGGAAATGAGATTGTTTTGCTCGCCAAAACAGTGAAGCTAAACCTCCTTCTGGGTAGATGGATCGCCGGGCAAATTACAGGCTTGTTGCTTGGCCCACTGCGTTCACGATCAACGGGGCTAAACTCTTTCCAGTATCAACGTGCCGCTCTCAGCCTTACAACAGGTATGATGTCAAATTGCTTGGCGACGATACGGCACAGCAATGCGAAGAATCCAATCTGTATTTAAGGGTTTAAGACTTGCCCCACAAGATTATACAAAAGCCATCGAAACTCACagatattacttaatatgcGCTTTGAATCTTTGGCCTATATGGGCCTGGCTGGCTCTGCAACAGCCAGCGTCATCCTCTCGAACGATGTTCCTCTTACTGGTCCCTCTTTTCTCGCCAACTTTGACATTTCAAAGACAGATTTCCTTAatgaagccaaggaaaaGTTCCCATCTCTGGTTGAAGAACTCTTCGACACTAAGATCTTGAACAAAACAGACCTCATTTTCGCTGTTGATGTCTTTTCAGCTTCGACCAATGATTCGCTTTACAGCTACTTCCACGTCGGCGATACATACAAAGATACTCTCACAAAAGGAAACCTGACTGAGGATACAATCTTTAGAGCTGGCAGCGTGACAAAGGTCTTCACTGTGTATGCTATTATTGCCAAGGCTGGCATTGAGGCATTGAGCTATCCTGTGTCCATTTTCCTGCCCGAGCTCTTGGGTAATTCGTCTAGCAGCCCACTGGAGAGAATTGACTGGAGTGAAATCACTGTGGGGGCCCTTGCTACACATCAGGCTGGCACCAGTGGCCCGGGACGTAAGTCGACGAGGACGCCTTGGACGATCCACTGAATGCTGACTTGACTGATAGAGTACCTTACGCCGGATACCGACGGGGCCGATCGCGAGGGTGAGTATGGTACTATCGCGTATGTGAAACTTGCTTACAAGACCAGCGTTTCTTGAATTTATGCGTGATAAACAGGTCCCCACGATGGGCCCTTGGCGAAGTGCACTGTATTCGGATGCTGGCTTTGGAGTTCTGACTCTGATTCTCGAGCGACTCACCGGCCAAGAGTACAAGGACGCAATTGCAGACATCATCTTTAAGCCACTTGGAATGAACTCTTCCTCTGCAGTTGTCCCTAATGGCACAGATCTGGATGCCGTTGCCCGGACTGGGCTCAAGTCCTGGGGCACTGATGTCCCTATTGTAGCTGGGTAAGTCAAGCCTCTGAATTCAATGCCTTGCTGCTGAATTACGCTAACGAAGAAAGATCTGGTGGCATATATTCCTCTGCCAAAGACCTCCGACTCGCAGGCCTCTCTATCCTCAATTCCGACCTCCTACCATCTTCCACTACTCGCAAGTGGATGAAACCTCGCAGCAGCACAGGTactcttgtcgagcttgtcGGAGCTCCCTGGGAAATCACGCGTCTCACCCTCCCCACCGGCCCTGATTCCAACCGCACCCGTGTATCTGACCTATACCTCAAGGCTGGCGGCACTGATGATTATACCTGCTTCATCGCTCTCTCACCAGACCACGGGATTGGATTTTCAATTCTGATTGCTGGCGACACTGCCACCCCTGCGCGTTGGCCACTTCGAGACGTCACGGGAACAACCTTCATCACAGCAGCTGAGTACGCCGCGGCAGAAAGTGCCGACAAGAACCTCACCGGCACATTCGTCGTCAAGGGCTCCAAGACAACAAACATGACCATCGAAGTCACCAAAGGGGAGCCTGGATTAAAGTTGAAGTCGTGGTACGTCGAAGGAAAAGACGTAGTTGATGATACCTCATCGCGCCTCTACCCCATGGGTCTCTACTCCAACTCTCGCTCTCTGGCCGCACAATACAGCGTCAAGGGTAAGTTTTCTACAGCTTTCCGCGTGGTTACTGGGCTTGCCCCTCCAGCACCCcgtgctgctgttgagggtgGAAAAGGAGGACTGTTTGATCACAGTCAGGCTTGGATGAATATTGGATTCTCTGGGACGGCCGATGAGCTCATCTTCAATATGGAGGATGCAAGAGTTGTTAGCATCGTCAGTCCCTACGATGGAACGGAATTTGTTCGAGTAGACTAGAGAAGACAGACTTGGTTATGTTTCATGATAGCTGGATAAATTGCAATGCTGTagaataattaatttttcttGGTTAATCGCGCGCTTGGGTGATAAGTACGTTTTGCCTCTCCTCTAGGTGATAACTTGACCTGTAGTTATATCTGAACCGTAACCACATTCTTATCTGGGTTAGTACCCCTCGTATTGAAAATTACTAAAGATCTTCAACTGGAAAGCCGCTTTGAGCTTGGGTAGTGCGGCTGAAATGAGGcatttatattaaaggtaCTGTTAAGATAATCAGTCCAATGTACAATAAACTTCACGCAACAAAATTACAAAGCCTCGCTCTTCATGGTACCTACAATTGAGTCTCCCAAAGATCGGATCAGCGCGGCAGCAGCTGAAGGAGAGCGACTACTCTCGGTCATTGCTGCCACTGAAGATACTGCAGCCACTCTAACCCAGGTCAAACTCGGCCTTGCTGCCCTTAAAAACCTATGGTATGATGCAGATGCTTTATACAGCGAATTGTCCGCTAGTCTCAGAACGGAACAGAAGGAATTTGAAGATCTACGAGACAGCCACATAAGAAAGTTCTTTGGTGGTTCACAGTATAACGAGAAGCTCAcaaaggaggagaatgaCGTGGTTGAGTTGCTGGAGTGGCAGGCCAAGGCGGACAAGACGCGCAAAGAGCTCAAGACCCAACTGGATGACATGAAGGAGCGAAGGCAGAAGTTAGAACACATGATCGAGCAACGCGTGCAAGCCCTGAATGATCTAGATAAGCTTCATGCAGTTGTCTTCGACGGGCCTTCGCCAAATAATACTGAAGAAGATAAACTCGAGGCAGAGATGAAAGCAGCTCAACAGGTAATATCCCGGATTGCTTCCTATCGTTCTCTTTAGGGCACAACATTGACATTCTTCAGATATTTGATCCCATACAGAACCGCTATAGCCAAGTAGCTTCAGTGGTTGACTACATCACAATGGCTCGCTCACGTGTCATTTTCGCCGCCGGAAGCGCAGCAAAGGCGCTCAAAATTTCGGAATCGGATATCTTTGATCTGAAACCCGGAGCTGGAAGAAGGGCTAATCGCCACTTCAATTCCGCTGTCGCTGACCGGAAAGAGCGAGAAGAGTTGGGCTTGGTCCGGCGTAGTCTGGTCGAGGCTTCGCAATTCCTCGCCCTGGCTCACGAGCTTGATCCCGAAGTCGGTGGGTTCATCATGCCCAAGGTCGCAGACGGGAAAAGCGCTGCTGGCAGAATAGATGACTGGATCAACACACCCGTGACTGACTACCTGTTCCATCGGGAGATCAAAGCAACGGCAGAGGGTATAGCTGCGGCGGGCGCGATTGTAGACGAGGAGCTGCGATTGGCAGAGCAAAAGAAGAGCGTATGGGCTGAAAAGAGGGATACAGCGGGTAGAGACCTGAAACAAACAAGAGAAAATCTGCAACAGCTACGAGCCCGGATCTTTGAAGATGCTGTCAATGGTCAAGGAAGCTCGACAGTACCGTCTTATGAAAAAGCGGCAGCAGATGAGAATCCACCACAATATAAAGAAACAGAACCTTGACCATTTAGTTATAGATGATACAGGCCATCGACCGTTAACAATTACTTAACCTGGTGATGTGGGTAtctaagtatatacttaaccAAAGACATCTAGATTGATTTGTACTATATAGAAGGACAATCCTCCTCATAAACTTGAGCATGTACCCATTATTTAAACTGAAACCTCGCTTCTCTGAGCTTGCAGCAATCAACATTTAATACAGCATCAGTGCCACACCTCTAGCAGTCGGTGCATATCTCACTTTTATCCTCGGTCTGGGAGGGAgtccttttttcttctctggcTTTATCGTTACCGCAGTCGGGCATCTACTACGCTGTGTGAGTCTGGCTGACCCCTATGCCCCAGGTAAACATTGGATAGAAATAAAATGTCCTTATAGCTAATGTCTAGCTTCTCGGCTAGGTATTCTGGACAGCTAAATTCTACAATCCTACTGACAAAAACTTGTTATCCCTTAAAGAGCCCATATGTTATGACTCAACCCTAGCGCTTGCGAAGTAGTTTTATGGAGCTACTGTAATATGCGAGTAATGAAGGCCGGATGGAGATATCAGGTTATCGAGGGTGTTCAAGTGGAGTAACCCCCTAGGCTGTCTTTTGTCCTTGAGCCTCCAGGCCGCGATCGGAAGATCAGCCGTACAGTAGTCTCAAACGCTATCAGAACCAGTGCTGCCTTACCCCAGGAAGGAATATAAGGGGAATCAGAGCATAGGGAAAGTAGGAAGGGAAGTGGAAACTGCAAAGGGATTCGAGGGCAGAACGCACAAATGCCGTATTAACTCAAGATACAATGCTAGCCTCGCCCTATAGATACCTTGCCATGAGAATCTTGCTTGAAGTTTTAGTACAAGTATCATAGCATTGAAGCCTAAACTTGGGTAAAAGTCACCTACAAGGCGTAGCTAAGCTCTGGAGTTGATAGAGTCACTAGGAACGGGCCTCCTGCCGCTGCAGCTAGTTAGCCTTATTTCTTGACCGGTGCACTAATTTTAATGCTCCTTGCACTTTAATAGCCCAAGAAAACCCTGATCCATGACTGCATCGTGAATTGGCTGGCACAAAAAATTAGCATGTCGCTCGAAACCCCTGCGTCGTGCAGACGCGTGTTCAGCCTGGGAAGAATTGATAGGCAAACCCCTCACCCAGCTACAACCAATACGTGCAGCAAGTGCCCAACCTTTTCAAAAGCGGTGTCCCCGTATGTCTCAGCCTTTACAACTTGGCGTCGATCACTGAAGATCCAGGAGAGTCATTGTATAATGAAGTTCTGGAGTGTGTTTCAAGAAATCATTACAGTTAAAGACTACCCGATTGAAGAGATGGACGTGCACAAGGATCTGCTGAAAGCCTCGCGGCTTCTAGGGTCAATCTGCCGCCGGTAAGATTGGCGTGCCTACCTTGCTCGATAGCGCTGTATCACTCATTAGCCTGGCCGATGGGTCATGTCATGGATATGATGACAAGGGACCCAAACACTGTCATCAGCCAGCCGCCATTCTGCTGTTCTTCGAAAGGCCAAGCGATAATAgccattcttttcttttcttttcttttttttttagaaaaagaaaagcgGAGGTAATTagattagttataaataCAAGAGAGACCTTGACCAAAGCAGCTTGTGCGAATCGCTGAGTTAGGTCAACACCAGTTATACTCCTTCAATTCCGGCTTTATATGATCATTTTTCCCGTAGCCTTAAGCGCTTGGCTTCAGGAAATCTCGCTTTTGAACCCAACCGTCCTGAATCCCAGCTGCAAGCTCATCACCATGGACTCTTGCCATATAATGTGCCAGTGCCCGAACTGTCATGTCGAGGCTAACCACTGGGTACCTTGCACATGCCCTTACCCGTCGCCCCCTGATgaatcttcttcaacacatGCGTCCCCTAACTCTGTATCTTACCATGATGAGGAGCCTACAACATCCTCTCCTGCCGCATTCGAACCCAATCAAAGTACCAGTGGTCCCGACGAGGCAGTCAACTTCTGTTACGGGGAATGGTCAAAACACTATCACGGCTCCCATACACCAATGGATCATGTATCACTCAGCGTGTTAATCGATTCCGAACCTCAGGATACTCAGACAGGAGATCATACCCCCCATCCGACATCGGGGACATCTTCGAAGTCCGCATCCCCCTCGCGACCTGAAGGCAATCTTTTGACCAAAGAGGCTAAGGGAATGAGAAGCGCAGCGGAAGAATTGGAGGATCTACGTCCTGCAGATATATTCCTTGTTCGATGTAGGCTGAGCGACATGAAATGGAAGAGTATCCACAACAAATACAATGAGATTTGGGAAGCCAAAAACGAGGGTGCCTTGAGGGCGCGGATGGATAGTATCACGGATGAGAACCCTGCGATCAGGGCCCTTCTTGAACAAAAGATCTAATAAAATCTTAGGGTGGCTTAATAAGTGTACTACTGTAACTGTATGGCAATGGGACTAATGGACTTTCTTTACCGTTTAATTGTCGATGGAAACTGTCTCTACTAATCATTATTCGCTGTTTGTATAGAAAAGTGTATTTTGTTAGTTAATCCACCATGGCGTCCAAGTTGTCTCTGACGGTTTGAGCTCTCAGCCGCAATCCTCAACTCCACTGTGACATCGACGTCTAACTGAGATACAAAGCTCCGATGGAACGAAAAACAACAAAGAAGCGCTAATGAGACTTCTCAAACAAGAACACACACCTTAGACATTTGACTTAGCACATTTTCACTGCGTGGCTTGATCCAATGTTTACTGGAGTGCAGTATAGAGTTACTCCTTCTTGCGACCAAATGGAAACAAGGAATACGGAGTTTCTAGAGGAGGAGTTTCTCCGAGATGATCTAGCCTGTTTCATCTCGTCGATTTGACAGCGCGCCTTTGTACGCCACATATCCACATCTTAAGCTCGCGCGATACCATCAGAAGGTTTTATTGGCTCGGACAACCTGTAAACAACACGCGTAACTGGTGCTAGGACAATGATTTGTCCGCGGATTCTTGCTGTTGCATGAGGGAACCATCAGAAAGGCAAGCGGAGAAAATCAGGTGGGACCACAGCGGAGGAGGTTCCTGATGCGGGCGTTGGAATCTGATGGGGTAGATATGTAAGCGCTGGTTTGCTTCCTGGGCCGCTGATCTCAGAAGAACCTTGCTGGCACTCCATCCTGTGAAGCGTCTCCTCAGCGGTCTCTCTAAGCGTGCTGTCAATAAATTTAGTTCGCTTTGCTCTCGCGCAGTAATTGAATGGGATCAGTAACCTAAACTCCAGACACGTCCTGGAAGAATGTTGTAAAACGATGGCCAGAACCATGCACCCGACTTGTAGGGGCTGAGCGAGTACGGGATAGTGCTTGATACAGCGTGTAAACAGTCATTGCTATGTAAAGGCTATCGCAGATTTGACAGGAGATCCAGAAATTACATGGCATGCAGGGGCAGCACACCGACGGGTGAAAGCGCGACCTTGCGCTTGGTAGATGTGACGGAGCGTCAGGGCAAGATAGATATTCGAACGCCTGGCGAGGGGGAGTGCGAGGGTCGGAGACACCGCTGCAGTCGACAGGATGTTATCTTCACACCCTCATATGTTGTTGTCTCGAACAAGCCAGTTGTTGTCTCCGTGCCGTGAACCGGTGACCAGGTAGCTAACCGACACGAACACGTTGAAGCCGGTGAATGCAGCTGAGATCTGCTGCGGGTCGACCTTGACCGTCACGTTATGGCTAGTGTGGAAAGCCTCAGTCACAAAGCGTGCGAGGTCTGTGCGGTGAGTTTGGCAAACAGCATAAGCGGCGGCACATCACCAAGAGTCCATGTCCTGGTAAACTTACGATTCAGCTGACAACAGGGCGCCCGCCCGTGGCCCCGATAAGGCGTTAATTTCGGGAGAGAAGCCCACATGGGGCGCGAACCATGGCTTAGCACGAGAACTCACTTTCTCTCCAGGCCAGAGACAGGACTTTTAGAAGGTCAGCTCTCAGTTCCCTAGCCTCATTTTGTTCCCCTCGCAAGACACAATAGATTGATCAGTCGATTGTTGGGATGGGGAATCAAGTCGACACATTCATTGGACCACGCGTGACTCTTTACGGACGTGTTGCCTTTGCAGTGTTGTGCACAAACAGCTGCCGAAATGGTTGAAGAGAGACACACGAGGGCCTGACCAAGGTTGGTAATATTACAACGAGCTTGCATCTTTGTGGCAGGAACGCCTCGTGTCTGCTGAGACCTCCAGGGAGGCCGGCAGCGCGATGGTAGCCTGGACGGAAAAGGTCATCCCATCCATCACTTTTGCCTTCTCCGCAGCTGACCTCTCACAAGCCTATGATACTGCTTAGATCAACAAATGCCCTAGCTTCCATTGGTGCGGGGACCTCGCCAAAGTTTCATGACTCAGACTGGCGATACACACTTATCACCGCCACCAACAGAGGTACTTGTTGGATTTCCGAAATGGCTCTACGTGTACTTacttcttggcctggtcGAAGCTTTGAAACACTTGTAATTTGGTCAAGGCGACCGGATGCGTTCAGTAGTGTTGTTTACGCCACGATTGCAAGTTGGCCTGCTTGAGTGGGGAGGAAATGGGAGTGGCAGTACGTACAGACTGTTGTGTGATGCTACGCGTTGGTTTCGCGGAGAAGGACACAGTCCATGTTGAGAGTTTGGGCTATTCCCCCCCTTTTTCGTGCTCTAGACAGAAACGGCGGTTGTGACTTTagatgatgtcgatgtcaAGAAGTATTTGCTAAGATGAACTCAAAAAGCCGACCGACAAAAGTAAAAACTTGAGGATCAATGAAAGAGCATGATGGAAGGTGTTGAGATGGTTGCAGCCTGGAATCATGACGCGTTTGCATTCCAGTGCCATCGGCCATGTCCGTTTAGCGCTTCAGCTACCAGTGACTGCCCCTCCCGCCCTTGACTGCCTCCTCCAGCAACGTGTTGAAGTGCACTTTCGACGTGGAATTGATTCGCGTTTCTCGAATTTATCAGTAAATACAGGTGAAATATCGCTGTCTACTCTGGCCCTAATAGAGATCAGTTTCGGGCATAGGGGACGTGTGCCACTCCGAGTTCTACAGTCTGTAAGTATGCGGACCTCAATTCGACAAGCCTACATTTACTAACTGCCCAAGGCTCCTGAGAAATCCCTTCGTCCGATCTCGAAATGCGATTGCTGTTACGAGTCTCGGATCCGACTCTTTCGATGTGATGTGTGTGAAGCGGGACACCCACATACCGCCGATGAACACTCCTTCGTTGAAGCCTTCCGCCCCCCTTCGTCAATTCATTGTTGATGTCGAACGGACGACGCGAATCCATCAGCATGAAAGATAGCATGGAAGGCTGTATCACCTTTGACGCAGGCCTCAACGTCAAGTCGCCTCGTCGTCGATGCCACACCGAGTACACCAACTCCTCCCACTCGAACGCATCATCTTGAGAGAGTCAATTGAGACCACTCTTagacttcatctcatctcggaGCAAATACATGGCGATTGAGGGACAAGAGCTTGTCGGAATTGCGTGCCGGTAATCCCCATTGGTGATCAATGCCTTCTCCTTTCTCATCGCAGACCCTGGTTCAAGTTCGAATCTCCTACCGCCACGACTTTGTCGACTCCTCGGATTACGAAGGCAGGGCGTCAGTCATGACGTATGGTCTCGCCGAAAACTAGGCTACGAGATGCCGCCTTTGCGTTACCGTACAGATTGTCCACACGAGCCTGAGGACGTCTTAGATGTAAGGTCTGGAGGCTTGAACAAGCCGAGAAGGTAGTCCCATGATTCATTGATTGGACCCTCAGATGCCACCAGCAAAGTGTTTACTGACCTTTAAAGAAGCATCGCGACTCAAATTCCGGCCTCGTGGCTACCCAGAGCCTTCATCCCGATGATGCTCACCAGTTTCAAACCAAGAAGGCGACGTCGAACACCGTCAAGCATCCGAGACTACGTAGCTTCCACAGCCAAACACTGAACCCGTATGCGTCTCGAACCACTCTGTTCCACGACAGAATCATTCAAGCTCTTGTCGGCAGTTGGAAACTTTCCATCGTAGTCTTTCCATGCACTGAGAGCCTCGCCGGCAACTTTGTGAGGTCCATTTGACCAAGATTGTGCGACAACACACTGCGTACTTATCTGGGAGGCAATGGATCGAGTTGGCCCCATCGAATCATTGTCGCCCTCCTAGCACCTCAAATTGAATGTATGTCCATCCCATTTGTCCAAAAGTCCATCAGTCCTCCTCCATTTCTCCCATCGCGCCAAGAGAGTTATGCCAGAAGCTCTCAGGGGCAGTAAGGAATGTCTTCTCAAACTGAAGCCTGGATAAACAGGTCTTGGGCTCGCTCATCGTTCACGGCAAGGACCTGTAGCGACACCCTGCGATGAGGCCATCTAGAAAGGTAGATCTAGAGTTGACTGGCTTTAT belongs to Fusarium musae strain F31 chromosome 9, whole genome shotgun sequence and includes:
- a CDS encoding hypothetical protein (MEROPS:MER1143079), encoding MGPWRSALYSDAGFGVLTLILERLTGQEYKDAIADIIFKPLGMNSSSAVVPNGTDLDAVARTGLKSWGTDVPIVAGSGGIYSSAKDLRLAGLSILNSDLLPSSTTRKWMKPRSSTGTLVELVGAPWEITRLTLPTGPDSNRTRVSDLYLKAGGTDDYTCFIALSPDHGIGFSILIAGDTATPARWPLRDVTGTTFITAAEYAAAESADKNLTGTFVVKGSKTTNMTIEVTKGEPGLKLKSWYVEGKDVVDDTSSRLYPMGLYSNSRSLAAQYSVKAFRVVTGLAPPAPRAAVEGGKGGLFDHSQAWMNIGFSGTADELIFNMEDARVVSIVSPYDGTEFVRVD